The proteins below come from a single Garra rufa chromosome 25, GarRuf1.0, whole genome shotgun sequence genomic window:
- the LOC141301095 gene encoding LOW QUALITY PROTEIN: leucine-rich repeat-containing protein 56-like (The sequence of the model RefSeq protein was modified relative to this genomic sequence to represent the inferred CDS: substituted 1 base at 1 genomic stop codon): MSSASSIKKRPGTALSIVNEFSGSGLLNPKPIADADPEELRIDQSLSPEKLKIISGSDDLQEVTSLEMCVDTRQDTLDNFGIYLPKLTQMKMNNSLILSVRDLGTGLSHLQVLYLARCGLTDLEGISALSSLKELYVAFNSISDLSPISLLEDLELLDLEVNEVDDLAQLWFLGRCVKLRTLSLEGNPVCTRPAPGASEVSDYNYRSAVRDLIPQLIFLDDVPVEEDNPQRCRTSLQDWTLLRESIKEASVSDGLELTDTDTEERCVSVSGVRPASAPSGHLRISSRSVSSRPDSGRPLTSCTGSRPGSSGSDIAVLNHEASDLTNGVGRVLCGNPLQAARARRQKIKLQNCVSQTRSSTRLSSFIPEHTYDHEEPSSRDHRDVFTELRRWRIEHNKHLSVIETERQPQVMKIHHSDDEDEDEGSHSHSFSSEDITRDTSSPDSSFQSRSAESPEMLRLSSSSGCSMSPSPPPRAAAAPPAGRRITQIRTRRLRAHNADGSKARASEETHGTESIMRFIHKPHRPSTSPAQCLFSXFRSEATENHQHTDIQHKPIIRSEKLTPRHPQTARAALQRLPDRKHPSEVMHCGSE, from the exons ATGTCGAGTGCATCATCGATAAAGAAGAGACCAGGCACAGCTCTCTCCATCGTGAATGAGTTTAGTGGATCTGGTTTATTAAACCCCAAACCTATAGCTGATGCTGATCCTGAAGAGCTGAGGATCGATCAGAGTCTTTCACCTGAGAAACTG aaaaTTATTTCTGGATCGGACGATTTACAAGAAGTGACTTCACTGGAGATGTGCGTTGACACGCGACAGGACACGCTAGATAACTTCG GAATCTACTTGCCCAAACTTACTCAGATGAAAATGAACAACAGTTTGATCTTATCTGTGCG GGATCTCGGAACTGGTCTTTCCCACCTGCAGGTCTTATATCTGGCTCGATGTGGTCTGACCGACCTGGAGGGGATTTCTGCTCTTTCTTCTTTAAAG GAGCTGTATGTGGCCTTCAACAGCATCTCAGACCTGAGTCCAATCAGTTTGCTGGAAGATCTGGAGCTGCTGGATCTAGAGGTGAACGAGGTTGATGATCTGGCTCAGTTGTGGTTTTTGGGCCGTTGTGTGAAGCTCAGGACACTTTCACTGGAAGGAAACCCTGTGTGCACCCGTCCCGCTCCAGGAGCCTCTGAG GTCTCAGACTACAACTACAGGTCTGCGGTGCGTGATCTGATCCCTCAGCTGATCTTCCTCGATGACGTTCCTGTTGAAGAGGACAATCCTCAACGCTGCAGAACTTCACTGCAGGACTGGACTCTTCTCAGAGAATCCATCAAAGAGGCTTCAGTCAGTGACGGCCTGGAGCTCACAGATACAGACACAG AAGAGAGATGTGTCAGTGTGAGCGGCGTCAGACCTGCTTCAGCCCCGTCTGGACATCTGAGAATCTCCTCCAGGAGTGTCTCCAGCCGTCCAGACAGCGGCAGACCTCTCACTTCCTGCACCGGATCGAGACCAGGATCCAGCGGCTCCGACATCGCCGTCCTGAACCACGAGGCCAGTGATCTGACCAACG GTGTTGGTCGAGTTCTCTGTGGGAATCCTCTACAGGCTGCTCGAGCACGAAGACAGAAAATAAAG CTCCAAAACTGTGTCTCTCAAACCCGGTCCAGCACTCGACTCAGCAGTTTCATTCCCGAACACACGTATGATCATGAAGAGCCCAGCAGTCGGGATCACAGAGATGTTTTTACTGAACTCAGAAGATGGAGGATTGAACACAACAA ACATCTGTCGGTTATTGAGACGGAGCGGCAGCCGCAGGTGATGAAGATCCACCACAgcgatgatgaagatgaagatgaaggcAGTCACAGCCATAGTTTCAGCAGTGAAGACATCACTAGAGACACAAGCTCTCCTGATTCGTCCTTTCAGTCTCGCTCAGCAG AATCTCCAGAGATGTTGAGACTCAGCTCTTCATCAGGCTGTTCGATGTCTCCCTCTCCTCCACCCAGAGCAGCAGCAgctccccctgctggccggaGGATCACACAGATCCGCACTCGGAGACTCAGAGCTCATAATGCAGACGGCAGTAAAGCGAGAGCATCGGAGGAGACTCATGGGACCGAGAGCATCATGAGATTCATCCACAAACCTCACAGGCCCTCCACTAGTCCTGCTCAATG TTTATTCTCCTAATTCAGGTCAGAAGCGACTGAGAATCATCAACACACAGACATCCAACATAAACCAATAATACGCTCTGAAAAACTGACACCTAGACATCCACAAACAGCCAGAGCTGCACTGCAGAGACTTCCAGACCGGAAACACCCGTCTGAAGTGATGCATTGTGGGTCTGAATAG